The nucleotide sequence GAGGTCGCCTCGCGGGAGGAGTACACGGACGTCCCGGTACGGGTGCTGCCGGGGGTGACCGCCGCCAACGCGGCCGCCGCCCGCGCGGGCGCCCCGCTCGGCCACGACTACGCCACGATCTCCCTCTCCGACCGGCTCAAGCCGTGGGAGGTCATCGCCGAGCGGCTGCGCGCGGCGGCCTCGGCGGACCTGGTGCTGGCCCTGTACAACCCCGGTTCGCGCAGCCGTGTGTGGCAGGTGGGCAAGGCGCGCGAGCTGCTGCTGGAGCATCGGGCGCCGGACACCCCGGTGGTGGTCGCGCGGGACGTGGGCGGCTCCGGCGAGCGCGTACGGATCGTACGGCTGGCCGACCTGGATCCGGCCGAGGTCGACATGCGCACGATCCTGCTGGTCGGCTCCTCGCAGACCCAGGTCGTACGGCGTGGGGACGGCGAGCGGATCGTCTGGACGCCCCGCCGGTATCCGGAGGCGTGAGCGGGGCGGTGCCGCGTGCGGCTGCCGCCGGGGTTCAGCGGGCCGGAAGGCGCTGTTGGACCCAGTGGGCAGCCGCCTCCGGGTCCGCCACCACGGTGACGCCCTCGGGCACGGGCGGCCTGCGCACCACGACGACCGGCACCCCGGCCTCCCGGGCGGCGGTCAGTTTCGGCGCGGTGGCCGCTCCCCCGCTGTCCTTCGTCACGACGACGTCGACGGTGTGGCGGCGCAGCAGGTCCCGCTCCCCGTCGAGGGTGAAGGGGCCCCGGTCGAGCAGCACCTCCATCCGGGCCGGGTGCGGGGTCTCGGGCGGGTCGACGGACCGTACGAGGAACCACAGGTCGTCCAGGGCCGCGAAGGCGGCCAGGCCCAGGCGGCCGGTGGTGAGGAACACGCGCCGGCCGAGCGTGGGCAGCAGTCGCGCGGCCTCCGCCAGGGAGCCGACGTCGTGCCAGTCGTCGCCGGCGGCCGGGACCCAGCCGGGCCGGCGCAGGGCGAGCAGGGGAACATGGGTGGTGGCGGCAGCCCGTGCCGCGTGGAAACTCATGATCCCGGCGAAAGGATGGGTGGCGTCGATGAGCGCGTCCACCCCGTGTTCGCGCAGCCAGGC is from Streptomyces sp. NBC_01314 and encodes:
- a CDS encoding cobalt-precorrin-6A reductase codes for the protein MHVLILGGTTEARRLAELLHGTPGLRLTSSLAGRVASPRLPPGEVRVGGFGGAEGLAAWLREHGVDALIDATHPFAGIMSFHAARAAATTHVPLLALRRPGWVPAAGDDWHDVGSLAEAARLLPTLGRRVFLTTGRLGLAAFAALDDLWFLVRSVDPPETPHPARMEVLLDRGPFTLDGERDLLRRHTVDVVVTKDSGGAATAPKLTAAREAGVPVVVVRRPPVPEGVTVVADPEAAAHWVQQRLPAR